The genomic window GAACGTCGACAATCCGGATCCCCTCGTCGATGCAGCCGTCGTAAATGTCGATGATGTGCCCGCCGCAAAGCGTGAAAACTGTGTCCACGCCCTCGTTCTTAAGCGACTTCGCAACAAGATGACCGCCAGACAAAACATCGCCGGAACGATCCTTCCGCGCCAGGGTATCGCTCGCTGTATCCGACATGGGTTTCGCTCCTGATCTCGCATTTTCAGTATCGCATCGGGCCGGCGGTCCGGGCCCCGGCAGCTGGGGACGGGCCTGCTGTCTCAGCTGCCGCTGGTTTCCTTGGCTTCGGGCTTCTCCTTGCGGAACGCCCTGAGGATCGGCTTCAAAGCCGGCAGCAGGAGCAGGATCAGCGCGATAATGGTGATCGGGCCGGCGATCGGCCGGTTGACGAAGACCATGAAGTCGCCGTTGGCGATCAGCAGCGACTGGCGCAGGGCCGGCTCAGCGATCGGGCCGAGCACGATGGCGAGCACCGCCGGGGCCAGCGGGTAGTCGAGCTTTCTCAAGAGATAGCCGCCGACGCCGAAGACCAGCATGAGCCAGACGTCGTGCATGTCCTGGGTCGGGGCGTAGCCGCCGACCAGGCAGAGCACGAAGATGCAGGCCGCCAGGATGGTGAAGGGCATCTTCAGGACCCAGAGGAAGGCCGGGATGAAGGCGATGTTGATCAAGACGGCGAAGAAGTTGGCGGCGTAGAGGCTGGCGATCAGGCCCCAGACGAACTCGGTCTGGTCGACGAACAGCATGGGGCCCGGCACGAGGCCCCAGATCACCATGCCGCCGAGCAGGATCGCGGTTGTCGGCGAGCCGGGAATGCCGAGCGTCAGCATGGGCAGCATGGAGCCCGTGGAGGCCGAGTTGTTGGCCGCTTCCGGCGCGACCACGCCCGAGATTTCGCCCTTGCCGTAGTTGTCCGAGTTCCGCGACGTCATCTTGGCGACGCCGTAGGACATCAGCGATCCCGGTGTCGCGCCGGCGGCCGGCAGGATGCCCACGAAGAAGCCGAGGAAGGAGCCGATCGCGGCCGCCTTCCAGGTGGTCAGCAGCTCCTTCAGGTTCTGCATGATGCGGTCGACCGTGACGACCGCCTTGGACATGCTGATGTCGCCGCGGGTGTTGTCGATGGTCCACATCATCTCGCCGATGCCGTAGATGCCGATGGCCAGGACCAGGAAGTTGATGCCGTGCAGGAAGCCGGGGAAGGGGCCGTCGATGCCGCCGAAGATCAGGCGCGGCTCGCCGCTCATGATGTCCATGCCGACCGCGCTGAACACCAGGCCGATGCAGATCGAGAAGAGCGTCTTGGGGATATCGTCTCCGCCGAGACCGATGAAGGTGGCGAAAGCGAGCAGCATGAGCGCGAAGATCTCCGGGTCGCCGAAGTCGAGGGCGACATGGGCCAGCGCCGGCGCGAACCCGGTGAACAGCATGATCGAGACGGTGCCGCCGAAGAAGGACGCCAGCGCCGCGGCGACCAGGGCTTTGTCGGCGTTGCCGCTAAGCGCCAGCGGCCGGCCATCGAAGGTCGTGGCGACCGCCGTGGAGGCGCCGGGAATGCCCAGCATGATCGAGCTGATGGCGCCGCCGTACATGGCGCCGTAGTAGATCGCGGCCAAGAAGATCATTGCCGAGGTCGGGGGAACCAGGAAGGTCATCGGCAGGAGAATGGCCACGCCGTTCACGGAGCCCAGTCCCGGCATCGCGCCGATGAACAGGCCGACCGTGACGCCGATCACCACGAGGGCCAGGTTGAGCGGCTCAAAAGCAATCAAAAAGCCGTCCAAAAGAAACGACATTATCTCCATGGTGCTTCCCCGTGTCTCCCTAGCGAGAGGCTGGCCGGCCGACGACGGCGCCTCTCTTCTTTGCGATCAAGTTTTCCCAGACAGTTCCCGGGCCGGTTCACAGGAAGATGTCGTAGAGCGGCAGAAACAGCGGCTCGAGATAGCCCTTCGGCAGGACGATCCGCATCGCCACGTCGAAGAAGAAGAAGATGACGACCGGTGCCGACAGCGCGATGGCGAGCGTGACCGGCCAGGCGTGCTGACCGAGCAGTCGCAGGTAATAGATGAGAAAGATCGGTATCGCGCCGTACATGCCGACAACGTGCACCATGGCGATCAGTCCGGTGACCCCGCCGCCCACCAGCAGGAACATCTTGCGCGCCGTCGAGTCCATGTAGGGCTCGATCGACCGGGATGGCGGCGAGCTGCGCCGCACCCAGTTGACGATGATCCATATGCAGCAGACCAGCATGATGGCCGCGAGCCAGAACGGCCAAGCACCGCCGCCAGGGCCTTCGTCCTCGATCCAGCCGATCTCCAGCTCGGCGCTCTTCCACATCAGGTAGATGGAAAACAACGCCAGGATGATGGCCGTCACCAGTTCCGCACGTCTCATAATGTCGCCCCTCCCCAAGAGCCTCGCTGTCGTTAGCGGCTCATCGCTGGTGCGCGCACCCCGGTCCGCTGCGCCCCCGGGGCGGAAATGTCGCTGGTTTTCGATTGCTGCAACGCGCGTCTCCCGTGTATCGCTTTTCTTGCGGCAAGGGACGCCTTCGGTTCGGGACAGCGGCGCCTTGCCGGACATTTGCTGTGCGAGATTGGTCGCTTGGTATCTGGTATACCACCTCTCTCGAAGAGTTCCATAGCTTTTTTTGAGAAGTCGCGCGCGGCCGGACGGGAGACGCGCCACGCCTTACCGGACTCGACAAGAAGCGGGCCCTGGCATATGGTATACCAGTACTCATGTCGCAGCGCGGCACGCCTCGAAGCGAGCCGCTGAAAGCGCCGGCGCCGGATCTCCGCGCTGCCGCGCGCAACAACGGGCGGAGAGCGGCGGCGCATCTCGCTGCTTCCGCCAGGGCAGCACGCCCAGGGGGAGCACGCCATGGCCATCAAGGACATCGCCATCTGCTACAACGGCAGCGACAACGCCGACGCCGCGCTCAAGTTCGCGGTGCAGATGAGCAAGAAGTACGACGCCGCGCTCACCGGCGTCTACGTCAAGGCGCCGGTCCAGTTCGAGGGCCGCTACGAGCAGTGGATCTCGAAGGACGTGCTCGACAACCTGCGCGCTGCCGAGCAGGGAGTCAGCAAGGAGATCGAAGAGAGCTTCCGCCAGAAGGCGGCGGCCGAGGCCTTCGACGGTCCGCTCGACTGGCTGTTCGAGGAGGGGCCGCCGAACGATCTCCTGGCCCGCTCGGCGCGCTATTTCGACCTTCTCCTGATCGGCCAGTTCTCCGACCCGGACAACGCCAAGCGGCACGTGCGCGCCGAGGACATCGTGCTGCGCTCGGGCAAGCCGCTCATCGTCGTGCCCAACGGCTACAAGGTCCGCCCGTTCAAGGAGTATGCCGTCGTCGCCTGGGACGGCAGCCGCCCCGCGGCGCGCGCCCTGACCGACGCCATGCAGATCCTGGAGACCAAGCAGCGGCTCGACGTGGTGACGATCGGCGGCGACGGCGTCAAGGGCCACAGGCTGCCGGCCGACCCCGGGATCGTGCGCCACCTCGAGCGCCACGGCATCAACGCGCAGCAGGTCACGCTGACCGCCAAACGAGACGGTGCTGCGGCGACCATTTTGAACTACTGCGCGGAGAACGACCCCGACGTGCTGGTCATGGGCGCCCTCGGTCACGCCCGGCTGCGCACCGACCTCTTCGGCAGCCTGACCCGCCACATCCTGCGTCACATGAACGTGCCGGTCCTGATGGCGCACTGATTTGCGCTGCGCGCGCCGCGCCCCCGGTGTAAGGGAGGGGCATGGCCAAGGAACTCCTCATCGTCGCCCACGCGCCCTCGGACAATACGCTGAAGCTCCGTGACGCCATCCTGCGCGGCGCGCGGCACCCGGACATCGAGGACGTGTCGGTAAGGGCGCTCTCGCCCTTCGATGCCGGTCCGGACGACGTCAAGGCGGCCCAGGCGATAATCCTCGGCACGACGGAGAATCTCGGCTACATGAGCGGCGCCCTGAAGGACTTCTTCGACCGGGTCTACTACCCCTGCCTGGAAGAGACCCAGGGACGCCCCTACGCGCTCTACGTTCGCGCCGGCCACGACGGCACGGGGACCCGGCGCGCCGTCGAATCCATCGTCACCGGTCTGCGCTGGCGCGCGGTCAGCGAGCCCCTGATCTGCCGCGGCGCCTTCCAGGACGGCTTCGTCACCGACTGCGAGGAACTGGGGACCCTGGTCGCCGCTGGCCTCGACGCCGGCGTGTTCTAGAGCAGATCGCGATTGAATGGACTCGCCCGGCGCGATCCATTCAATCGCGTGAATCTGCTCTAACTCTTGGATATAGAGCGGATTCACATGTTTGGTCGGAACCATAAGTGGTTCCGACCAAACATGATCCGCTCTAGCTTTCGGGCGAGTCGGACAGCGCCTGCGCCGCCGCCTGCAGCCGGGGCAGGGCGTTTCGCGCCGCCCCCAGATCCATGCGCACCTTCGGCGCGTGGAACGCCAAGGCCGCCACCATGCGCCCCTCGGCATCGGTGATCGGAACGGCGACGGCGACCATGCCCTCGATGAACTCCTCGTCGTCCGTGCCGACGCTCTCGCGCCGGATGGTGGCGAGATTGTCCAGCAGGGCGTCCGGCCCGGTGATCGTTCTTTCGGTGTGCCGCTTCAGCGGCAGGACCGCCAGCAAGCGCGCCAGGTTCGACTCGGTAAGGCGGCTGAGATAGAGCTTGCCTCCAGCGGTGCAGTGCAGGGGCACCCTGGTTCCGATCGGCAGGCGGTGGCGCAGAGGCCACTCGGTCTCGACCCGGTCGAGGTAGACCATGGCGTCGCCGTCGGGAACCGAGATATTGCAGGTCTCGCCGATCTCGCGGGACAGCGCGGCCAGCACCGAGTGGCGGAAGCCGCGCTCGCTGGTCGCGGCCAGGGCGGACCTGGCGAGCCGCGTCAGCCGGGCGCCCTGTTCAAGGCCCCGTCCGCGCGGGCCGCTCTGCAGGTAGCCCTCCCGTTCCAGCAATCCGACGATTCGGTGCAGGCTGGCGCGCGGCAGGCCCGTGACCTCGGCGATCTCGGTCACCGACATCGGCTGGCCCGCCGCGACAACGGCCTCGATCACCTTGAGCACGCGGGTCGAGCGGGACCCCTTCGACTCTTCGTCAGGCTCGGCCAAGGGAACGGCTCCCGACGCGGAGGTTCATCGGACGTCCCGGTTCAATTGCCATAGATGACGCCGGGCAACCACAGGGCGATCTGCGGGAAGACCATGATCATAATGAGCCCAATGAGCTGCAGCACCATGAACTGCATCATGCCGAGGTAGATGTCCTTCAGGTCCCACTCGGGCACCACGCCCTTGAGGAAATAGGCGGAGAGCGCGACCGGTGGCGAGAGCCAGGCGGTCTGCAGGTTGACCGCCACCAGGATGCCGAACCAGGTCAGGTTGAAGCCAAGCTGATCGACCAGGGGCAGCAGGATCGGAATGATGATCAGCACGATCGGCACCCACTCCAAGGGCCAACCGAGCAGGAAGATCAGTGCCATGATCATGATCAGGATGACCATGCGGTTGAGCTCGAGGTCGAGCAGGAACTCGGTCAGCATGGTCGGTGTGCCGAGCCGCGAGAAGACCGCGCCGAAAAAGTTCGAGGCGGCCACGAGGATCAGGATAAGGGCCGAGATTTCGAGCGTCTTGACCAGGGCGTCGAACAGCCTCTTGGGCGTCAGCTTGCCGTAGGCGAGCGCCAGCAGCATGGCCCCGGCCGCGCCGCAGGCCGCGCCCTCGGTCGGCGTCGCCAGGCCGAACATGATGCTGCCGAGCGCCGAGAACACCAGCAGGGATGGCGGCACCAGCCCGAGCAGGAACTCGATCCAGACTTCCCGCATGCTCTCGGCCCGCTGGTCCTCCGGCAGCGGCGGGCCGAGCTCGGGATTGAGCGCGCAGCGCACCAGCGCATAGCCGGTATAGATCAGGGCGAGCAGGATGCCGGGCACCACCGCGGCCGCGAAGAGGTCGGTCACCGGCACTTCGAGCACCGGGCCCATCACCACGAGCATGATGCTGGGCGGAATCAGGATGCCCAG from Kiloniellales bacterium includes these protein-coding regions:
- a CDS encoding thiamine pyrophosphate-binding protein; this encodes MSDTASDTLARKDRSGDVLSGGHLVAKSLKNEGVDTVFTLCGGHIIDIYDGCIDEGIRIVDV
- a CDS encoding tripartite tricarboxylate transporter permease; the encoded protein is MSFLLDGFLIAFEPLNLALVVIGVTVGLFIGAMPGLGSVNGVAILLPMTFLVPPTSAMIFLAAIYYGAMYGGAISSIMLGIPGASTAVATTFDGRPLALSGNADKALVAAALASFFGGTVSIMLFTGFAPALAHVALDFGDPEIFALMLLAFATFIGLGGDDIPKTLFSICIGLVFSAVGMDIMSGEPRLIFGGIDGPFPGFLHGINFLVLAIGIYGIGEMMWTIDNTRGDISMSKAVVTVDRIMQNLKELLTTWKAAAIGSFLGFFVGILPAAGATPGSLMSYGVAKMTSRNSDNYGKGEISGVVAPEAANNSASTGSMLPMLTLGIPGSPTTAILLGGMVIWGLVPGPMLFVDQTEFVWGLIASLYAANFFAVLINIAFIPAFLWVLKMPFTILAACIFVLCLVGGYAPTQDMHDVWLMLVFGVGGYLLRKLDYPLAPAVLAIVLGPIAEPALRQSLLIANGDFMVFVNRPIAGPITIIALILLLLPALKPILRAFRKEKPEAKETSGS
- a CDS encoding tripartite tricarboxylate transporter TctB family protein — its product is MRRAELVTAIILALFSIYLMWKSAELEIGWIEDEGPGGGAWPFWLAAIMLVCCIWIIVNWVRRSSPPSRSIEPYMDSTARKMFLLVGGGVTGLIAMVHVVGMYGAIPIFLIYYLRLLGQHAWPVTLAIALSAPVVIFFFFDVAMRIVLPKGYLEPLFLPLYDIFL
- a CDS encoding universal stress protein; this encodes MAIKDIAICYNGSDNADAALKFAVQMSKKYDAALTGVYVKAPVQFEGRYEQWISKDVLDNLRAAEQGVSKEIEESFRQKAAAEAFDGPLDWLFEEGPPNDLLARSARYFDLLLIGQFSDPDNAKRHVRAEDIVLRSGKPLIVVPNGYKVRPFKEYAVVAWDGSRPAARALTDAMQILETKQRLDVVTIGGDGVKGHRLPADPGIVRHLERHGINAQQVTLTAKRDGAAATILNYCAENDPDVLVMGALGHARLRTDLFGSLTRHILRHMNVPVLMAH
- a CDS encoding flavodoxin family protein — encoded protein: MAKELLIVAHAPSDNTLKLRDAILRGARHPDIEDVSVRALSPFDAGPDDVKAAQAIILGTTENLGYMSGALKDFFDRVYYPCLEETQGRPYALYVRAGHDGTGTRRAVESIVTGLRWRAVSEPLICRGAFQDGFVTDCEELGTLVAAGLDAGVF
- a CDS encoding IclR family transcriptional regulator; translated protein: MAEPDEESKGSRSTRVLKVIEAVVAAGQPMSVTEIAEVTGLPRASLHRIVGLLEREGYLQSGPRGRGLEQGARLTRLARSALAATSERGFRHSVLAALSREIGETCNISVPDGDAMVYLDRVETEWPLRHRLPIGTRVPLHCTAGGKLYLSRLTESNLARLLAVLPLKRHTERTITGPDALLDNLATIRRESVGTDDEEFIEGMVAVAVPITDAEGRMVAALAFHAPKVRMDLGAARNALPRLQAAAQALSDSPES
- a CDS encoding TRAP transporter large permease subunit — translated: MENETLGLVLIGVMLLAIFVGFPISFTLIFLGFVFGYLGFGELVFYLMTFQFSSVMLEQTLAAVPLFVFMGILMEQAGLMERLFQAVQLMLARVRGSLYVAVLFVSTIFAAATGIVGASVTILGIMAAKTMNRSNYDVKLAAGTITAGGTLGILIPPSIMLVVMGPVLEVPVTDLFAAAVVPGILLALIYTGYALVRCALNPELGPPLPEDQRAESMREVWIEFLLGLVPPSLLVFSALGSIMFGLATPTEGAACGAAGAMLLALAYGKLTPKRLFDALVKTLEISALILILVAASNFFGAVFSRLGTPTMLTEFLLDLELNRMVILIMIMALIFLLGWPLEWVPIVLIIIPILLPLVDQLGFNLTWFGILVAVNLQTAWLSPPVALSAYFLKGVVPEWDLKDIYLGMMQFMVLQLIGLIMIMVFPQIALWLPGVIYGN